The following coding sequences lie in one Niabella agricola genomic window:
- a CDS encoding sugar-binding domain-containing protein, with product MMRTFLGCLFLFFTAQVYAQQDISLAGTWQVRLDKEDRGIEEQWFGKDEGRTVKLPGTLDDAGIGDPTKLDTNVMNKEVMLMLSRKHSYIGAAWYSKRVVIPAGWNNKMIRLYLERVIWSTRVWVDGKEAGTEESLSTPHVFELGSYLTPGAHLLTIRIDNRKQHDISVRDMAHAYTDGTQIIWNGVIGAIKLSARDRLSVGTVQTYPDALQKRVALKITLKNHHAGTQKALLKAAVFQGNKQVVTRNMPVTIVPGASVNEIELFLGNTAKLWDEFDPQLYRVAVTLQTTGGKLLDRNETRFGLRTIAGDQQTLRINGRPAFLRGTLECNIFPLTGHPPMTREGWLKVFCAAKSYGLNHLRFHSWCPPEAAFEVADSMGFYLQVELPFWNLHAGEDAAANQFLEKEAERISEAYGNHPSFCLWSLGNELQGDFNWLHRLLTQLKQKDKRHLYTTTTFTFQKDHGRWPEPGDDFFITQYTKKGWVRGQGVFNDHKPDFSTDYTEAVEGASVPLITHEIGQYSVYPNLREIRKYTGVLDPLNFKAVRNDLRKKNMLQLADSFTLASGIFAAQLYKEEMERALKTKGISGYQLLDLHDFPGQGTALVGILDAFWDSKQLVRPEAHRMYSSAVVPLIRFNKAAYKNDEVFSLTAAVANFSGGTLKRAWPQLLIKDRSGKILFKKDWPAADLPVGNGSYIGEARFALNAIREAGMLTIELSLRGTPYKNEWRIWVYPATIEEHAGNVRFTRSFAEALRLLEEGRNVLFNPDTAELKGVNGRFAPVFWSPVHFPDQPGTMGILCNPRHPALQHFPTAFHSDWQWWDLITYSKTMIIDSLPAMTPVVRVIDNFFKNRKMANVLEARVGKGKLLMTSVNITNALDQRPEARQLRYSFIRYMNSAQFMPETVLTREQLLLLKK from the coding sequence ATGATGCGGACATTTTTGGGATGTCTTTTTCTTTTTTTTACAGCGCAGGTTTACGCGCAGCAGGACATTTCCCTGGCCGGAACCTGGCAGGTACGGTTGGATAAAGAAGATCGTGGAATAGAAGAGCAATGGTTCGGAAAAGATGAGGGCCGTACGGTCAAATTGCCCGGTACATTGGATGATGCCGGTATCGGAGATCCGACAAAGCTAGACACCAATGTAATGAATAAGGAGGTAATGCTGATGCTTTCCCGTAAACATTCGTATATCGGGGCTGCCTGGTACAGCAAGCGGGTAGTGATCCCCGCAGGATGGAATAATAAAATGATCCGTTTATACCTGGAGCGTGTGATCTGGAGCACACGGGTTTGGGTAGACGGTAAGGAGGCCGGAACGGAAGAAAGCCTGAGCACCCCCCATGTGTTTGAGCTGGGCAGTTATCTTACACCCGGCGCACATCTGTTAACGATTCGCATCGACAACCGCAAACAACATGATATCTCTGTAAGGGATATGGCCCATGCCTATACGGATGGAACACAGATTATCTGGAACGGTGTTATCGGTGCCATAAAGCTAAGCGCCCGTGACCGGTTATCGGTTGGAACGGTGCAAACCTACCCGGATGCTTTGCAAAAACGTGTAGCGCTAAAAATAACATTAAAGAATCATCATGCCGGCACGCAAAAGGCCCTTTTAAAGGCAGCCGTATTCCAGGGGAACAAACAGGTGGTTACCCGTAATATGCCGGTTACGATAGTACCCGGGGCATCTGTAAATGAAATAGAGTTATTCCTGGGTAATACTGCCAAACTCTGGGATGAGTTTGATCCGCAACTGTACCGCGTAGCTGTTACGTTACAAACAACAGGTGGGAAATTGCTGGACCGTAACGAAACCCGTTTTGGATTAAGGACCATCGCCGGTGATCAGCAAACCCTGCGCATCAACGGGCGTCCTGCGTTTTTAAGAGGCACACTCGAATGCAATATCTTTCCGTTAACCGGCCATCCGCCCATGACGAGGGAAGGCTGGTTGAAAGTGTTCTGCGCTGCTAAAAGTTATGGACTCAATCACCTGCGTTTTCACTCCTGGTGCCCGCCGGAGGCAGCATTTGAAGTGGCCGATTCCATGGGCTTTTACCTGCAGGTGGAGCTGCCCTTCTGGAACCTGCATGCCGGTGAGGATGCGGCTGCGAATCAGTTCCTCGAAAAAGAAGCGGAACGGATCAGCGAGGCCTATGGTAACCACCCTTCATTTTGTCTATGGTCGCTGGGCAACGAATTGCAGGGCGATTTTAACTGGTTGCATCGGTTATTGACCCAATTGAAACAAAAGGACAAACGGCATTTATATACCACCACAACTTTTACCTTTCAAAAAGACCACGGCCGCTGGCCGGAACCTGGAGATGACTTCTTCATTACGCAGTATACCAAAAAAGGATGGGTACGCGGACAGGGTGTGTTTAATGATCATAAGCCGGATTTTTCTACAGATTATACCGAAGCGGTAGAGGGAGCCTCAGTGCCGCTGATTACCCATGAAATCGGACAGTACTCCGTGTATCCCAATCTCAGGGAGATCCGTAAATATACCGGTGTACTGGATCCGCTGAATTTTAAAGCTGTTCGCAACGATCTCCGGAAGAAAAATATGTTGCAGCTTGCAGATTCGTTTACACTGGCCAGCGGCATTTTTGCAGCGCAGCTATACAAGGAGGAAATGGAGCGGGCATTAAAAACAAAGGGGATCAGCGGTTACCAGTTGCTGGACCTGCACGATTTTCCCGGGCAGGGTACGGCGTTGGTAGGAATCCTGGACGCGTTCTGGGACAGTAAGCAGTTGGTCCGCCCGGAAGCGCACCGGATGTACAGCTCAGCTGTAGTGCCGCTGATTCGCTTTAACAAGGCGGCTTATAAGAATGACGAAGTCTTTAGCCTGACGGCAGCGGTTGCCAATTTCAGCGGAGGTACGTTGAAACGGGCATGGCCGCAGCTGCTTATTAAAGATCGTTCCGGAAAAATCCTGTTTAAAAAAGATTGGCCCGCAGCAGATTTGCCTGTTGGAAATGGCAGTTACATTGGGGAAGCACGGTTTGCATTAAATGCGATCCGGGAAGCCGGAATGCTTACCATCGAATTGTCGCTGAGGGGCACCCCGTATAAGAACGAATGGCGGATATGGGTATATCCCGCAACGATTGAGGAACATGCAGGCAATGTGCGCTTTACCCGTTCGTTTGCAGAGGCGCTGCGCTTACTGGAGGAAGGCAGGAACGTATTGTTTAATCCGGATACGGCTGAATTGAAGGGGGTGAACGGTCGCTTTGCCCCTGTGTTCTGGAGCCCCGTGCATTTCCCGGATCAGCCCGGTACCATGGGCATTCTTTGTAATCCGCGGCATCCTGCACTGCAGCATTTTCCTACAGCCTTCCACAGCGATTGGCAGTGGTGGGATCTGATCACTTATTCCAAAACAATGATCATTGACTCGTTGCCAGCCATGACGCCGGTGGTGCGCGTGATTGATAATTTTTTTAAGAACCGGAAAATGGCGAATGTACTCGAAGCGCGCGTGGGAAAAGGAAAGTTACTGATGACCTCTGTCAATATTACCAACGCGTTGGATCAGCGGCCTGAAGCGCGCCAGCTGCGCTACAGCTTTATCCGGTACATGAATAGCGCGCAGTTTATGCCGGAAACCGTGTTGACGCGGGAGCAACTGCTGCTGCTGAAAAAATAA
- a CDS encoding sugar porter family MFS transporter, translating into MKSQYPFNTFYIVGISFISALGGYLFGFDFAVIAGALPFLKEQFGFNEVQEGFATASLALGCIAGCLLAGRISDRWGRRKGLMLAAAVFFVSSLAMAGAHNSAVFIAARFAAGIGVGMASVLSPMYIAEVAPANMRGRMVAINQLTIVIGIFVTNLVNYSLRNEGADAWRWMVGLGAVPAALFLLGVCWLPESPRWLAKTGNPALAERILNKIGGVDYAADSLGAICKSVVGDTAVRYKDVFRGAVFPVVLIGIGLAVFQQLCGINVVFNYTANIFESVGFSQDDQLKQTVFIGLVNMICTLVAMWQVDKLGRRPLMLLGAIGLTLLYLVSATLLKQRSAAASWSLLAAIGLYAMTLAPVTWVLISEIFPNKIRGAATSIAVLALWGSYALLTFTFPILAKKLGTYTPFYIYAGVCLLGFLFLKFRVRETKGKSLEEMEAVFSGH; encoded by the coding sequence ATGAAAAGTCAGTATCCGTTTAATACTTTCTATATCGTGGGTATTTCATTCATCTCCGCATTGGGCGGTTACTTGTTTGGATTCGATTTTGCAGTGATTGCGGGAGCGCTGCCGTTTCTGAAAGAGCAGTTCGGATTTAATGAAGTACAGGAGGGGTTCGCCACGGCTTCACTGGCGCTGGGATGTATTGCCGGATGTTTGCTGGCCGGCAGGATCTCTGATCGCTGGGGGCGCCGGAAAGGGCTGATGCTGGCCGCTGCTGTATTTTTTGTTTCTTCCCTGGCAATGGCAGGTGCACACAACAGTGCTGTATTTATTGCAGCGCGTTTTGCCGCCGGCATCGGGGTTGGCATGGCTTCGGTACTATCGCCTATGTACATTGCGGAAGTGGCTCCCGCCAATATGCGCGGCCGCATGGTAGCCATCAACCAGCTCACCATTGTGATCGGGATTTTTGTGACCAACCTGGTAAACTATAGTTTGCGGAATGAGGGCGCAGATGCCTGGCGCTGGATGGTAGGGTTGGGGGCTGTACCCGCAGCGCTTTTTTTACTTGGAGTTTGCTGGTTGCCGGAAAGCCCGCGCTGGCTGGCCAAGACGGGTAACCCTGCTCTTGCAGAAAGAATATTAAATAAAATCGGAGGCGTTGATTATGCTGCCGATTCCCTGGGCGCCATCTGCAAATCGGTTGTCGGCGATACCGCAGTACGCTATAAGGATGTATTCAGGGGGGCTGTTTTCCCTGTAGTACTGATCGGCATCGGACTCGCCGTATTTCAGCAGCTTTGCGGCATCAATGTGGTATTTAATTACACGGCGAATATTTTTGAAAGTGTAGGCTTCAGCCAGGATGATCAGTTGAAACAAACTGTTTTTATCGGGCTGGTAAATATGATCTGCACCCTGGTGGCCATGTGGCAGGTAGATAAGCTGGGCCGCAGGCCGCTGATGCTGCTGGGGGCCATCGGCTTAACCCTCCTGTATTTGGTCAGCGCCACCTTGCTGAAACAACGATCAGCCGCAGCCTCCTGGTCGCTCCTGGCAGCCATCGGCTTATATGCCATGACGCTTGCACCGGTTACCTGGGTGCTCATTTCGGAGATCTTTCCCAATAAGATAAGAGGGGCTGCTACTTCCATCGCTGTGCTGGCCCTTTGGGGGTCTTATGCACTGCTCACTTTTACTTTTCCCATACTGGCAAAAAAGCTTGGGACCTATACGCCCT